The following proteins are co-located in the Apium graveolens cultivar Ventura chromosome 5, ASM990537v1, whole genome shotgun sequence genome:
- the LOC141661296 gene encoding uncharacterized protein LOC141661296 has product MESDRSWIGRSRFNEAKYITEEYKVGVDNFIKFAIEHLEEEDNGLIRCPCKDCRNIYYKQPSTVKIHLYRHGIMQWYIRWDCHGEKEMSWNEAGTSYINTGCKDDDMHDAHDDAFEDCEDFEEEPNEIAKQFYKMVNTASEPIYPNNANLTTLEFVMKLLHWKNKHNCSNNGFDDLLRLIGSVLPDDHKLPENYYTVRKMIKGLNMEYEKIDACENDCMLFYKEHSKKTKCDICKEDRYKVQKDPKKQKIPRKILRYFPITMRLQRLFMAEKTAKCMRWYHDRIAVEGELSHPADGDEWKQFDRRFQRFSKEIRNVRLGLSTDGFDPFRDKHAREYTVWPVVVIVYNLPPSMCTKAPYMFMPLLIPGPTDPTKDLHVYLRPLIDELKLLWHTGVETYDMFSRTNFMMKATLLWTISDFPALAMLSGWSTKGKLACPVCMGEVKGKQLKHGGKTTFYGTARYFLEPDDPLRRSTRFGRVETRSVCARHSGSRAKVMCEQIQFPPPGKSSKKKPKDYGVTHNWTHSSPFFELPYWETLSLRHSIDIMHTEKNVFDNIFYTILDDSKKSKDKTKSRKDCQELGVHRELWIQYNGIKPHAPYVLSSEQVQKLYKWIVSLKLPDGYASNISRCVNWKKNCIRGMKSHDCHVFMQKMLPIVCRDLLPKHVSDPIIELCNFFQDLCSSSLKYTDLEKMERDIVTIMSKLETVFTPSLFDPMEHLPLHLATECKLGGPANGRWMYFIERYLHNLKLKVGNKARAEGSMAQRYIEEECVHFCTLYFDSKNGLMHNQLRRNEAPQMFHNANLLEVYTYPTHPSLRTRDRILSCDEYELVAYYVLINSPEVGKYLRGFQKLVQRQYPHLNDAEKEQFQKEQLKDWLERRVQDDEELNKKFIDLIRGPLYKVESYKACKCNGYKFDCVNANELTSPNSGVVVIGTSYEEHYGNYYGRIEEILKLFYQNGHQVIIFKCHWFDHTTHVKVDKHRMTTVDVKSKLNAEDVFVLASQAHQVYYAPNISNAKSSWYTVLTTKRRLVDESVSIQEKTGMNDDALQNEVSNASSSHVERVIIRDPSNFFVDLRMFENDYSVDYNNEEESERDKEDEEEDEDEDKNEDEDDLTE; this is encoded by the exons ATGGAATCCGATCGTAGTTGGATAGGTCGTAGTCGATTTAATGAAGCAAAATACATAACGGAAGAATATAAAGTTGGTGTGGATAATTTCATTAAATTTGCTATTGAGCATCTTGAAGAAGAAGATAATGGCCTTATAAGATGTCCGTGCAAAGATTGTCGTAATATATACTACAAGCAACCTAGTACCGTGAAAATACATTTATATCGACATGGTATCATGCAATGGTATATTAGATGGGATTGTCACGGGGAGAAAGAAATGTCATGGAACGAGGCCGGAACAAGTTATATTAACACGGGCTGCAAAGATGATGATATGCATGATGCACATGATGATGCCTTCGAAGATTGTGAGGATTTTGAGGAAGAACCGAATGAAATAGCAAAACAATTTTACAAGATGGTGAATACTGCATCAGAACCAATTTATCCGAACAATGCCAATCTTACAACGCTGGAGTTTGTAATGAAGCTGCTTCATTGGAAAAACAAGCATAATTGTAGTAACAATGGTTTTGATGACTTGCTTCGCCTCATTGGATCAGTACTGCCTGATGATCATAAATTGCCTGAGAATTACTACACCGTGCGAAAGATGATTAAAGGATTGAATATGGAGTATGAAAAGATTGATGCTTgtgagaatgattgtatgttattttaCAAGGAACATAGCAAAAAGACAAAGTGTGATATATGCAAAGAAGACCGATACAAAGTgcaaaaagatcctaaaaaaCAAAAGATCCCTCGAAAAATCTTGCGTTACTTTCCTATTACCATGAGATTGCAGCGTTTATTCATGGCGGAGAAGACTGCAAAATGTATGAGATGGTACCATGATAGAATTGCAGTTGAAGGTGAATTAAGTCACCCGGCAGATGGAGATGAATGGAAACAATTTGATCGAAGATTTCAAAGATTTTCAAAAGAGATTCGGAATGTCAGACTCGGGCTCTCTACTGATGGATTTGACCCCTTTCGCGATAAGCACGCTAGGGAGTATACAGTATGGCCTGTGGTGGTTATTGTGTACAACCTTCCCCCATCCATGTGTACTAAGGCTCCATACATGTTTATGCCTCTTCTCATTCCTGGACCGACGGATCCAACAAAAGACTTACATGTTTATCTCAGGCCATTAATTGATGAATTAAAATTGTTGTGGCATACTGGAGTGGAAACATATGACATGTTCTCACGTACAAATTTTATGATGAAGGCGACACTTTTGTGGACAATTAGTGACTTTCCTGCACTTGCCATGCTTAGCGGGTGGTCCACTAAAGGTAAGTTGGCATGTCCAGTTTGCATGGGAGAGGTCAAAGGTAAGCAACTCAAACATGGTGGTAAAACAACATTTTATGGAACTGCTCGGTATTTTTTGGAGCCAGATGATCCTCTCAGAAGGAGTACGAGATTTGGAAGAGTTGAGACACGATCAGTTTGTGCTCGACATTCAGGGTCACGTGCAAAGGTCATGTGTGAGCAAATACAGTTTCCCCCACCGGGAAAGTCATCGAAGAAAAAACCAAAAGATTATGGTGTGACACATAATTGGACTCACAGTTCTCCATTTTTTGAGCTTCCATATTGGGAGACACTCAGCCTTCGTCATAGCATTGACATTATGCACACCGAAAAGAATGTATTTGACAATATTTTCTACACAATTCTTGATGATTCGAAGAAGTCTAAAGATAAAACCAAATCAAGAAAGGATTGTCAAGAGTTAGGTGTACACCGTGAGTTGTGGATTCAATATAATGGTATAAAACCACATGCACCATATGTACTTTCGAGTGAACAAGTTCAAAAGTTGTATAAGTGGATAGTCTCATTGAAACTCCCAGACGGGTATGCCTCAAACATATCTAGGTGTGTGAATTGGAAGAAAAATTGCATTCGTGGGATGAAATCACACGATTGTCACGTCTTCATGCAAAAAATGTTGCCTATCGTTTGTCGTGATCTACTTCCGAAACATGTGTCTGATCCTATCATTGAATTGTGCAACTTCTTTCAAGATTTATGCTCGTCTAGTCTCAAATACACAGATTTAGAGAAAATGGAGAGAGATATAGTGACAATAATGTCTAAGCTTGAAACTGTCTTTACTCCTAGTCTTTTTGATCCCATGGAGCATTTGCCACTGCATTTAGCAACTGAGTGTAAGTTGGGTGGCCCGGCCAATGGGCGTTGGATGTATTTTATTGAAAGATACTTGCACAACTTGAAATTGAAGGTTGGAAATAAAGCTCGAGCGGAGGGTTCAATGGCACAACGCTACATTGAGGAAGAATGTGTACACTTTTGTACGTTATATTTTGATTCCAAGAATGGATTGATGCATAATCAATTACGTCGAAATGAGGCCCCTCAAATGTTTCATAATGCCAATTTGTTAGAAGTTTACACATATCCGACACATCCTAGTCTACGAACTAGAGATAGAATCTTGAGTTGTGATGAATATGAACTCGTGGCATACTATGTTCTTATTAATTCGCCGGAGGTTGGAAAGTACTTGAG GGGTTTTCAAAAGTTGGTACAACGACAATACCCACATTTGAATGATGCGGAAAAGGAACAATTTCAAAAAGAACAATTAAAAGATTGGCTCGAAAGAAGG GTACAAGATGACGAAGAGCTCAACAAGAAATTTATAGACCTAATAAGAGGTCCGTTGTATAAAGTGGAGTCTTATAAAGCATGCAAGTGCAATGGTTACAAATTTGATTGTGTAAATGCTAATGAGCTCACTTCACCAAATTCCGGTGTTGTTGTCATTG GGACTTCTTACGAAGAACATTATGGTAACTACTATGGAAGGATagaagaaattttaaaactcttttatcaaaatggGCATCAAGTGATCATCTTCAAATGTCATTGGTTTGATCACACGACACATGTGAAAGTCGATAAACACCGGATGACTACCGTAGATGTTAAATCAAAACTAAATGCCGAAGACGTGTTTGTGTTGGCTAGCCAAGCTCATCAAGTATACTATGCACCAAACATTTCTAATGCAAAATCATCATGGTACACGGTTTTAACAACAAAGAGGCGACTAGTTGATGAAAGTGTGTCAATTCAAGAAAAAACCGGGATGAATGATGATGCTTTACAAAATGAAGTGTCAAATGCTTCATCATCGCATGTTGAAAGAGTTATTATTCGTGATCCCTCAAATTTTTTTGTTGACTTGAGAATGTTTGAAAATGACTATTCGGTAGATTACAACAATGAAGAAGAAAGTGAAAGAGataaagaagatgaagaagaagacGAAGACGAAGACAAAAATGAGGATGAAGATGACTTGACCGAATGA
- the LOC141723302 gene encoding polygalacturonase-like: MIKIVNTCFLSILCIAVLCALTCDSYNVVHFGAKPNGRSDSSLFFLRAWMAACRSARPSTVYVPRGTFLLRPVTFSGSCKNRVTFHIQGTLVAPSDYWSMGNSGFWILFHEVSRVSILGGKIDGRGKGFWGCRRKGGNCPVGARSISFLWCKDIYVRGLTSINSQTIHMAIGRSRNMVIEYTNIRAPSGSPNTDGIHVQYSSDITIRRSIIRTGDDCVSIGPGTRNMWVERIGCGPGHGISIGSLGNGIREEGVQNVTVTTSVFTKTDNGVRIKSWARPSSGYATNIHFRNLVMLNVVKPIIIDQTYCPNYQCPHQSSGVKISKVTYRNIRGSSSTPEAITLDCSRTNPCTGIKLHNIKLSTPNKATRAVCFNAGGSTRGLVIPRSCLRTQY, encoded by the exons ATGATCAAGATAGTAAACACTTGTTTTCTCTCCATTCTATGCATTGCAGTACTATGCGCATTGACATGTGACTCGTATAATGTGGTTCACTTTGGTGCAAAACCGAATGGGCGATCTGACTCTTCACTTTTTTTCCTTCGCGCTTGGATGGCCGCATGCAGGTCAGCGCGGCCATCCACAGTGTACGTTCCGCGTGGAACGTTCTTGTTAAGGCCGGTGACATTTAGTGGCTCATGCAAGAATAGGGTAACATTTCATATTCAGGGAACTCTTGTAGCTCCCAGTGATTACTGGTCCATGGGAAACTCTGGTTTCTGGATATTGTTCCATGAGGTCAGCAGAGTGTCGATTCTTGGCGGAAAAATAGATGGCAGAGGTAAGGGATTTTGGGGGTGCAGAAGAAAAGGTGGTAATTGCCCTGTTGGTGCAAGG TCGATTTCGTTCTTGTGGTGTAAAGACATATATGTAAGGGGATTAACATCAATCAACAGCCAAACAATTCATATGGCCATTGGAAGAAGCAGGAACATGGTGATAGAGTACACTAACATAAGAGCCCCCAGTGGAAGCCCAAACACAGATGGCATTCACGTGCAGTACTCTTCAGATATTACCATCAGAAGAAGCATTATAAGAACCGGAGATGACTGCGTTTCTATAGGTCCAGGCACCCGAAACATGTGGGTCGAACGCATCGGTTGCGGCCCTGGACATGGCATCAG CATAGGAAGTTTAGGGAATGGTATCCGGGAAGAAGGGGTGCAGAACGTGACGGTGACAACGTCGGTGTTCACAAAAACTGATAATGGCGTACGGATTAAGTCATGGGCAAGGCCAAGCAGTGGATACGCAACCAATATTCATTTCAGAAATCTTGTTATGTTGAATGTGGTTAAGCCTATTATTATTGATCAAACCTATTGCCCCAATTATCAATGCCCTCACCAG AGTTCAGGGGTGAAGATAAGCAAAGTGACATACAGGAACATTAGAGGAAGTTCATCAACACCAGAAGCAATAACCTTGGATTGCAGTCGAACTAACCCTTGCACAGGAATAAAGCTGCACAACATCAAACTTTCAACTCCAAATAAAGCTACAAGAGCAGTTTGTTTCAATGCAGGTGGCTCAACTAGAGGCCTAGTCATTCCCAGGAGCTGCCTTCGAACACAATACTAA